The DNA region cacgaacccgtgtcccctgcatcggcaggcggactctcaaccactgcaccaccagggaagccctaacttttttttttttggccacgccgcgcagcatgcgagatcttagttccctgaccagggatcgaacccgcaccccctgcagtggaagcgcagagtcttaactgctggaacaccagggaagtccccccaaaagCACAATTTTTATGAAGTTAATTTATCTGACAGTCTTCTGaaggtttatttttgttattaaatctTTTCAAAAGAGAGTGGGGTTCTTATGATAGAAGACCTAGAAACTGGGACAGGGTGAGTGTGGAAGTTACTGGAAGGAGGATGGCTACTGGGATGAGGAGGAGGGATGGCCAGGGCAAGGAGGGGGACAGTCATATCTGAGGAGTCTGAATGAGAAGGAGAGATGGCTCAGATTCTCAAGAGCATAAAAAGCAGGTGAGGGTAAGGGTTACTTCGGCAGGTGGGCTGAGGATGGATAGGAAACTGGTGATGCTCTTATTTATATGAttctgttgggttttttaaaataaatttatttatttatttttggctgcgctgggtctttgttgctgcacgcgggctttctctagttgcaacgagcaggggctactcttcgttgcggtgcgcgggcttctcattgcggtggcttctcttgttgcggaacacaggctctaggcgtgcgggcttcagtagttgtggctcacgggcttagttgctccgcagcatgtgggatcttcccggaccagggcttgaatacgtgtcctttgcattggcaggcagattcttaaccactgcgccaccagggaagtccctgattctgTTCTTCTGCACTTTTTACGGTGAGcatgtacatttttaatttaaatatattttaaatttgatttcccCCTTTGTAAGCCAGTTGCTGTTTGATAGGTATCTCTATAGCTGGCTGTGGAATGAGGTCTGACTTAGCAATCAGGCCTTCCTTGTTAGGCCCAGGACTGTGAAGGGTGAAGGGAGCACAGGCAGGCCTTCAGCTGGCTCAGGCCAGGCTGCTCAGAGGAAAAGGAGGGTCTACATTACACCCCTGACCCAAGTAAAAAAGTCAAGGATGACAAGAAGAGGGGCATTTGCATTTATTTAGCTCCGATTGGGGACCTGATACCACACTagacccatttaatcctcacagtaatccTGAGAATtgattattagccccattttacagttaagcaaacaggctcagagaggttgagtaacttgcttaaggtcacagcCAGGacggtggcagagctgggcttcaaACCCAACTCTGTGTAATGCCAAAGTCCTTGGTCTTCCTGGTCTCCAGTCTGTTTTCCAGTGCCATAGCTTTTTCAGGCTGTAGTGAAGATAAGGATAAAGTGGGTGAGCCTCTTATCCCTTTATCATTCAAAAACAACTGTCTAGAACTGAGGtaattcagttttcatttcttgcATGTGAGGAGGCAGGGGCGTTGAGCAGAGCCTAACTTTTATTGAACTTAGTATCGATTTCTGCCTCTGCCCTGATAGGATATTCTAACCCTGTAACCCCTTCTTGTGCCCCTACCTTTGCCTCTGTCATCCTTTGGACTGTGGTTAGATATGATTGGTCTATATCATACTGTGTTTACTAAATTATATGGACTAGGTTCATCCCCAGGGTCTTGAAAATAGAAAATGGGATGACTCTTCTCAATGTTgtagatggaaaagcaaatgagtGGTCTTAATGCTTTATGTGTCTTCACTCAGTCCTCATAGGAGCTCTACGAAGTAGGTACTAGTATGGCTAAGTTACACAGGAAGCAGATGAGGTGTGGAGGGTCACCCAGCCAGTAAGTGGTGCAGGCGGCCAGAAGCTGGATTCCCACCTGGGGAGCCCAAGTCCACAGCCCCTCTCTTACTTCTGTGCCACAGAGCTTAGGTCTCAGCATCAGAGTATTCTGGATtgttcttcagtttcctcatctgtgacatgaGGAGGTTAaaaagtacctacctcatagggctgttgtgttCATATTTCAGCGATGTTATGTGAATACAGCTCTTACAGTGAAGCCTGATACATAAGTGCTTAACACGTTTCAGCTGCCGCTGCTACGGGCGTTATCACTAGGACCCGGGCTCTGCGTGGACTCCACAGCCAGACAGACTTGGGTTCTACTTCTGGCTCTGCACTTACACATGGCTTTGTGCCTGCAAGAAAGTCATTTAACGTCTGGGGtgtgcttcttcatctgtaaagtggagataaacaGTCCTCACCTTCTGTGACCATTAATACATACGTCAGGCACATAAGCACTTTATAGTAAAGTTTGactgtcatcatcattattatttcccCAAGGTGccctgggaaattagagtgatttTAAGTCAAGACTTCCTCCACTTCGGCTCCTGGAGAATAGAAACACCAGAAGCCCTCGCGTTAGTCAGGACCCCAGGGCTTGGGAAGGGCCCGCTGAGCTGCTGACatccctcccttttccttccttggcACGCAGGATGGGTACCCCCGCCTCTGTAGTGAGCGAGCCACCCCCCGGCCAGGCCCCGACAGAAGCCCGGGGCCGCAAGCAGGCCTCGGCCAACATCTTCCAGGATGCTGAGCTGCTGCAGATCCAGGGCCTGTTTCACCGCAGCGGGGACCAGCTGGCCGAGGAACGAGCGCAGGTCGTCTGGGAGTGTGCAGGGGACCACCGTGTGGCGGAGGCCTTGAAGAGGCTGCGCAGGAAGAGGCCCCCTCGGCAGAAGCCCCTGGGCCCCTCGCTACACCACTGCAGCCGGCTCAGGTAGGCCCCTGGGGCTGGAGGGCAGCGGGGAGGAGAGCACTGACACACCCACTCCACCCTTTCCCGGCTCTGGGGCCTGGAGCTGCTAACCTGGCCTCACCTCTACGTACCTACCACTGGGGTTGTCGTGAGGTCTACACAGCGCTTACTTACCACGTGGTTGACACTTAGAGGTTGCTCTTCCTACTGGAATCATCTATGACCCTAACCCTACTCCCATGGGAACGGGTGCCTGGGTCCTCTCAGGGCCACCTCATTTCTCAGGGATTCTCCACCAGGTGTGAGGGACTATGGTCTGGAAGAAAAAACAACCCTGTTTACCTGTTGCTGAACAGGTAACATTCAAAAGTAAGCCTGGTGAAAACCTTGGCTGTGGGATTACTAAGAAAATAGCATACGAGAGTACTGTAGAGACATCAAGGGTTAAAAACGGTTGAGAAACTTTACCTTAAACTTTCCCTAGTCCTCCACCTCTTTGCTTATTAGGTCACTGCCAGCTCAGGAACAGCAAGCCCCAAGAGATCGAGTTGAACCACATGGCCTAACCAATCGCTATGGGTTACACACTGGGCCCACAGTCAGAATATCAGATCCGAGCAGGCTTTGTGAGATCATCAGG from Mesoplodon densirostris isolate mMesDen1 chromosome 1, mMesDen1 primary haplotype, whole genome shotgun sequence includes:
- the AVPI1 gene encoding arginine vasopressin-induced protein 1, which translates into the protein MGTPASVVSEPPPGQAPTEARGRKQASANIFQDAELLQIQGLFHRSGDQLAEERAQVVWECAGDHRVAEALKRLRRKRPPRQKPLGPSLHHCSRLRITEARAPLADPQSSATEMASSGQYLNSRRTSARIHRNWRKPGPTSYLHQIRH